The following are encoded together in the Bubalus kerabau isolate K-KA32 ecotype Philippines breed swamp buffalo chromosome 3, PCC_UOA_SB_1v2, whole genome shotgun sequence genome:
- the GCM2 gene encoding chorion-specific transcription factor GCMb: MPAAEAQLPDCAWSYGMKLSWDINDPQMPQKPAHFDRFCEWPDGYVRFIYSSDEKKAQRHLSGWAMRNTNNHNGHILKKSCLGVVVCAQDCALPDGSRLQLRPAICDKARLKQQKKPCPNCHSALELIPCRGHSGYPVTNFWRLDGNAIFFQAKGVHDHPRPESKSETEARRSAIKRQMASFYQPQKRRIREPEAGESQDHSRHFNNIPSLENAEGLDVIPDAGFPVAGQHCLSFPNSDACKATCDLTTFQGDIVPPFQKYSNPRIYLPRPPCSYELAGPGYANSSPYPTFYKDAGSIPKDSDWVQLNALPYNVNTYSSFERSFDFTSNQHSWKPALGKAGPGERMDQGQFPPEATHPQRTPQPPCRYLATAPPAAPALQTVITTTTRVSYQACQPPALKCCDKVRDAKSLSSCDYASENTQMSIYPGALDLPAPVVTTSSPTASLPLKIPRDCWTVRQHSLPYPLGAAPSRTDGAEAWEVCSSRLGSAANYSDRISPFFSCDNEDF; this comes from the exons ATGCCGGCGGCGGAGGCGCAGCTGCCGGACTGCGCGTGGTCCTACGGGATGAAGCTCAGCTGGGACATCAACGACCCGCAGATGCCGCAG AAGCCAGCTCACTTTGACCGCTTCTGCGAGTGGCCGGACGGCTACGTGCGTTTCATCTACAGCAGCGACGAGAAGAAGGCGCAGCGCCACCTGAGCGGCTGGGCCATGCGCAACACCAACAACCACAACGGCCACATCCTCAAGAAGTCGTGCCTGGGTGTGGTGGTGTGTGCGCAGGACTGCGCCCTGCCCGACGGCTCGCGGCTGCAGCTGCGGCCAGCCATCTGCGACAAGGCGCGGCTGAAGCAGCAGA AGAAGCCTTGTCCCAACTGTCACTCTGCTTTGGAGTTGATCCCCTGTCGAGGGCACAGCGGTTACCCTGTAACCAACTTCTGGCGACTGGATGGCAACGCGATCTTTTTTCAG GCCAAGGGAGTTCATGATCACCCAAGACCAGAGAGCAAATCAGAGACGGAAGCTAGAAGAAGTGCAATCAAGAGACAAATGGCTTCTTTTTACCAACCACAGAAAAGGAGAATTCGAGAACCTGAG GCAGGAGAGAGTCAAGATCACAGCAGACATTTCAACAACATCCCTTCCCTGGAGAACGCAGAGGGCTTGGATGTGATTCCCGACGCCGGCTTCCCTGTTGCgggccagcactgcctttccTTTCCAAACTCAGATGCTTGCAAAGCTACCTGCGACCTCACCACCTTCCAGGGAGACATAGTACCACCCTTTCAGAAGTATTCGAACCCAAGAATCTATTTGCCCCGGCCCCCCTGCAGCTATGAATTGGCAGGTCCTGGGTATGCAAATTCGAGCCCGTATCCCACCTTTTATAAAGATGCCGGCAGTATCCCTAAGGACTCGGACTGGGTTCAGCTGAATGCACTGCCATACAACGTCAACACCTACAGCAGCTTTGAGAGGAGCTTTGATTTCACCAGTAACCAGCACAGCTGGAAACCAGCCCTTGGAAAAGCTGGCCCAGGGGAGAGGATGGACCAAGGACAGTTCCCGCCCGAGGCCACTCACCCTCAGCGCACCCCACAGCCCCCCTGCAGGTACCTCGCGACCGCCCCGCCCGCCGCTCCAGCCCTTCAGACGgtgatcaccaccaccaccagagtcTCCTACCAGGCCTGCCAGCCCCCCGCCCTGAAATGCTGTGACAAAGTGCGGGATGCAAAGAGCCTCTCCAGCTGTGACTATGCTTCTGAAAACACCCAGATGTCCATCTACCCAGGAGCCTTGGACCTTCCAGCTCCAGTCGTCACGACAAGCTCTCCAACAGCATCGCTTCCTCTGAAGATTCCCAGAGATTGCTGGACCGTCAGACAACATTCTCTGCCTTATCCTCTAGGAGCAGCACCCTCCCGGACAGACGGAGCAGAGGCCTGGGAAGTGTGTTCCTCCAGACTGGGGTCTGCAGCCAACTATTCAGATCGAATCAGTCCATTCTTTAGCTGTGACAATGAGGACTTTTGA